A genomic region of Oncorhynchus masou masou isolate Uvic2021 unplaced genomic scaffold, UVic_Omas_1.1 unplaced_scaffold_5432, whole genome shotgun sequence contains the following coding sequences:
- the LOC135536007 gene encoding clarin-2-like, whose translation MVIVFLLVAVGFTLLSLSFSIYNARKVPYQSIKGPNGLYIWNTIAGVFGSLAVLCFLAAVRHHRLTERVSNYQETLFHFSILDERLDWSFWLGVASVATHGVVCVVVAMSRIKLPKPQNKKQSEQPTVTAEVLMY comes from the exons ATGGTGATAGTGTTCCTGTTGGTGGCCGTGGGGTTCACTCTGCTCAGCCTCTCATTCTCTATCTACAACGCACGCAAG GTTCCCTACCAGAGCATTAAAGGCCCAAATGGACTCTACATCTGGAACACCatagcag gggtGTTTGGGTCGTTAGCCGTCCTGTGTTTCTTAGCAGCTGTCAGACATCATCGGTTAACGGAACGTGTCTCTAACTACCAGGAGACTCTTTTCCATTTCTCCATTCTGGATGAGCGACTGGATTGGTCCTTCTGGCTGGGCGTGGCCAGCGTCGCTACGcacggtgtggtgtgtgttgtcgtGGCAATGAGCCGGATCAAACTGCCCAAACCACAGAACAAGAAACAGTCCGAGCAGCCAACTGTCACCGCTGAAGTCCTCatgtactga